In a genomic window of Henningerozyma blattae CBS 6284 chromosome 9, complete genome:
- the TBLA0I00510 gene encoding uncharacterized protein (similar to Saccharomyces cerevisiae VNX1 (YNL321W); ancestral locus Anc_3.19), with translation MSNSKNKTPKLYHQSSQTTVHSVNSLTSNQTPNTTQIQNTVSPHVLIPQHSHPLGEHVKRVFSVDDGPEEIEQDIRNYQTNASVFTGTATNNNNSSFSLGANKTVYPVPQRLVNMTASSSSQRIPSRRSPRPLRYPSETSVPMVSQPNTGSTLSKSNSNTPNVEPNNNANANTNVTNANATNNNTTNNNTNVNKSCSKHHLTEEEEEEIVAEVLAHTLQTLPSPTNIHHADYFNASDIINMQNPTISNDQVSMTSSLESYTLRERQDAINETHPFGIRIWKPALYKKKRSVQSAAAEDIHETKLKKITWFVKISNFVWLSTLGLLLFIIYSIAALLVLTLGLFTKSAREYASVFFNLAKYLLWPFGKVVFLVTNERYWEEDKDEGISVQQFYKWATSYKNRLFFHQSQTQSTDPLLHNTSLNHPSYDSIQRYMSTQQSSPNPTNSGNNNTSANARVPTTNQTHSIPMNQQFSQSTMRSYPNINDPLNSDGNSNLGDDTANNNGANRRYFGRGNWTFGRIIFYICFHLFVQPIGLLLSLITWLFVFTIPMSNILWNLMYHCRKHPLALGFKSLKNNSSSSRSIMNTSDDKNILLCTFRAAGWHYYKFTVDGTNVIVVNLISIVFFTIFDFYVLKNILQLESALTNPSNIFVLCLASIIPLAFYIGQAVASISAQTSMGLGAVLNAFFSTIVEIYLYCVALNQNKGRLVEGSIVGSILGAILLLPGLSMCGGALKRKTQRYNPASAGVSSALLIFSMIVMSVPTIFFELYSGYEVICDNRGEINSDIKSEQSYPLSFQTAFMAIREEKCYFNRPPLKYNNMFTHVLIPLSVACTIALFLAYSIGLWFTLRTHAKLIWQLPIADQQSQLAPLSQTQSQTASQAQLQGNNNTNKNTGTTNELVPEISITNNNCANAVHQDGGHDAPNWSRSKSTLILLFATLLYAMIAEILVDCVDTVLEDFPSLDPKILGLTIFALVPNTTEFLNAISFAINGNVALSMEIGSAYALQVCLLQIPALVIYSIFYTWNMNHSKVDISNQMFALIFERWDFFSLISSTLLFTYLYAEGKSNYFKGSMMVLLYFVIILSFYFQGVVEGL, from the coding sequence atCAAACCAAACTCCAAATACAactcaaattcaaaatacaGTTTCCCCTCATGTACTAATCCCTCAACACTCTCATCCCCTAGGAGAGCATGTTAAAAGAGTCTTTAGTGTTGATGATGGACCAGAAGAAATTGAGCAAGATATAAGAAATTACCAAACCAATGCATCTGTATTTACTGGTACAgctaccaataataataatagttctTTTAGCTTAGGGGCTAATAAGACAGTATACCCCGTTCCACAGCGTTTGGTAAATATGACTGCAAGTTCTTCGAGTCAAAGAATCCCTAGCCGTAGATCACCAAGACCTTTAAGATATCCCTCCGAAACCTCTGTTCCAATGGTTTCTCAACCGAATACTGGTTCTACTCTTTCAAaatctaattctaataccCCAAATGTTGAacctaataataatgccaATGCCAATACTAATGTCACTAATGCTAATGccactaataataacaccactaataataatactaatgtCAACAAGTCATGTTCCAAGCATCATCtaactgaagaagaagaagaagaaatagtAGCCGAGGTTTTGGCCCATACCCTCCAAACTTTACCCTCCCCAACTAATATTCATCACGCTGATTATTTTAATGCCagtgatattattaatatgcAAAACCCTACTATATCTAACGATCAAGTGTCTATGACATCTTCATTAGAATCGTACACTTTGAGAGAAAGACAGGATGCTATTAATGAAACTCATCCATTCGGTATAAGAATTTGGAAACCTGCGttatataagaaaaaaagatcTGTACAAAGTGCAGCTGCTGAAGATATTCATGAgacaaaattgaaaaaaattacttggtttgttaaaatttcaaattttgtttGGTTATCTACACTAGGTTTGTtgttatttataatatattctattGCTGCCTTATTAGTTTTAACACTTGGTTTATTTACTAAATCTGCAAGAGAATATGCATCTGTATTCTTCAATTTGgccaaatatttattatggCCATTTGGTAAAGTTGTCTTTTTGGTCACTAATGAACGTTACTGGGAAGAAGATAAAGATGAAGGTATTAGTGTTCaacaattttataaatgGGCCACCTCTTATAAGAATAGGTTATTTTTCCATCAATCTCAAACTCAATCAACTGACCCATTATTACATAACACTAGTTTAAACCATCCTTCCTATGATTCTATTCAAAGATATATGTCAACACAACAATCATCACCTAATCCTACTAACTCAGGTAATAACAATACATCTGCTAATGCAAGAGTACCAACTACAAATCAAACTCATTCGATCCCCATGAATCAACAATTTTCTCAAAGTACTATGAGAAGTtatccaaatattaatgatccATTAAATTCTGATGGCAACTCTAATCTGGGAGATGATActgctaataataatggtgCAAATCGCAGATATTTTGGTAGAGGTAATTGGACATTTGGtagaataatattttatatctGTTTCCACTTATTTGTACAACCAATTGGCTTGTTATTATCCCTTATAACATGGTTATTTGTTTTCACGATCCCAATGAGTAATATTTTGTGGAATTTAATGTATCATTGTAGAAAACATCCTTTAGCATTAGGTTTTAAATCACTTAAAAACAATTCAAGTTCATCTAGAAGTATTATGAATACTAGTGATGATAAAAACATTTTATTATGTACATTTAGAGCTGCTGGTTggcattattataaatttacaGTAGATGGTACAAATGTGATCGTTGtcaatttaatttctattGTCTTTTTCACCATCTTTGATTTTTacgttttaaaaaatattcttcaattggAATCTGCTCTTACAAATCCttccaatatttttgttttatgtTTAGCATCCATCATTCCATTAGCATTTTACATAGGTCAAGCCGTGGCATCTATATCTGCACAAACATCTATGGGTCTTGGCGCAGTTTTAAATGCCTTTTTCTCTACTATTGtagaaatttatttatattgtGTTgctttaaatcaaaataaaggTAGATTAGTAGAAGGGTCTATTGTGGGGTCAATTTTAGGTGCCATTTTATTGTTGCCTGGATTATCCATGTGTGGTGGGGCTTTAAAGAGAAAGACTCAACGTTATAATCCTGCTAGTGCTGGTGTCTCATCTGCTctgttaatattttctatgaTTGTTATGTCAGTTCCTACAATTTTCTTCGAACTTTATAGTGGTTATGAAGTTATTTGTGATAACAGAGGAGAAATAAATAGTGATATCAAATCCGAACAATCATATCCATTAAGTTTCCAAACTGCATTTATGGCAATTCGTGAAGAAAAATGTTATTTTAATCGTCCACCATTAAAATACAATAACATGTTTACTCACGTTTTAATCCCACTATCAGTAGCATGTACTAttgcattatttttagCTTATAGTATTGGTTTATGGTTTACGTTAAGAACACATGCAAAACTAATTTGGCAATTACCCATTGCAGATCAACAGTCTCAATTAGCTCCATTATCACAAACTCAGTCGCAAACAGCATCACAGGCCCAACTTCaaggaaataataatactaacaAGAATACTGGAACTACTAATGAGCTTGTGCCAGAGATTAGCATTACTAATAACAATTGTGCCAATGCTGTGCATCAAGACGGTGGGCATGATGCACCAAATTGGTCGAGAAGTAAATCTACCTTAATCTTGTTGTTTGCTACATTATTATATGCTATGATTGCAGAAATCTTGGTAGACTGTGTTGATACTGTGTTGGAAGATTTCCCCTCGTTAGATCCAAAGATTTTAGGTTTAACTATATTTGCGTTAGTGCCTAATACTactgaatttttaaatgcCATTTCCTTTGCCATCAATGGGAATGTAGCATTGTCCATGGAGATCGGTAGTGCATATGCATTACAAGTTTGTCTATTACAAATTCCAGCATTGGttatttattcaatctTTTATACATGGAATATGAATCATAGTAAAGTTGATATTAGTAATCAAATGTTtgcattaatatttgaaagatgggattttttttcattgataTCTAGTACTCtattatttacatatttGTATGCTGAAGGGAagtcaaattattttaaaggGTCGATGATGGTATTGTTGTATTTcgttattatattaagtttTTATTTCCAGG